Proteins from a genomic interval of Diprion similis isolate iyDipSimi1 chromosome 10, iyDipSimi1.1, whole genome shotgun sequence:
- the LOC124411317 gene encoding tryptophan-rich protein TspO-like — translation MGETKPHKIWLLIVAIIVPNAGGWVGAALWQDKDWFENEVVQPSWKPPNWLYPVVWTIVYSLMGIASYYVWKDAPSKEKLYLPLGVYCVQLIVNWFWTPFFFIWHMILVSLIDIVILWVLIVITIYLFFRVSKKTVFMLAPYIVWVTIATALNANYYHLNKDL, via the exons ATGGGCGAGACAAAACCGCACAAAATTTGGCTACTCATAGTTGCCATTATCGTGCCAAACGCTGGTGGTTGGGTCGGAGCTGCTCTGTGGCAAGACAAGGACTGGTTCGAG AATGAGGTCGTGCAACCATCATGGAAGCCACCAAATTGGCTTTACCCAGTCGTCTGGACGATAGTGTACTCATTGATGGGTATCGCTTCTTACTATGTATGGAAGGACGCACCGAGTAAGGAGAAGCTCTACCTTCCACTCGGAGTTTACTGCGTTCAGCTGATCGTCAACTGGTTCTGGACGCCATTCTTCTTCATCTGGCATATGATCCTCGTG TCACTGATCGACATCGTGATCCTGTGGGTGCTGATCGTTATCACGATCTACTTGTTCTTCAGGGTGTCAAAGAAGACAGTATTCATGCTGGCTCCCTACATCGTTTGGGTAACGATCGCAACTGCTCTGAACGCGAACTACTATCACCTGAACAAGGATCTCTAA
- the LOC124411318 gene encoding tryptophan-rich sensory protein-like produces the protein MGEKKPDNIWIFLFSVVLPNAGGLVGASLWQDRDWFENEVTHPPWRPPNWLFPVAWTLIYSLMGIGSYYVWKYGQGKNLWIALGVYCVQLIVNWFWTPFFFVWHLILVSLIIIVILWVLIVLTIYVFYRVNVKAACFLIPYIAWVTVATGLNSHYYHLNKDL, from the exons ATGGGCGAAAAAAAGCCAGACAACATTTGGATATTCCTCTTTTCCGTTGTGCTACCAAATGCCGGCGGATTGGTTGGAGCCTCTCTCTGGCAGGACAGGGATTGGTTTGAG aATGAAGTAACGCATCCACCATGGAGACCACCAAACTGGCTTTTCCCAGTCGCTTGGACGTTGATATACTCTCTAATGGGGATCGGATCGTACTACGTCTGGAAGTATGGCCAGGGTAAAAACCTCTGGATCGCGCTCGGAGTTTACTGTGTTCAGCTGATCGTCAACTGGTTCTGGACGCCGTTCTTCTTCGTCTGGCATCTGATCCTCGTG TCACTTATCATCATCGTAATCCTCTGGGTGCTGATCGTCCTTACGATCTACGTGTTCTACAGGGTGAACGTAAAAGCGGCGTGCTTCCTGATCCCCTACATCGCCTGGGTCACAGTTGCTACCGGTCTCAACTCTCACTATTATCACCTCAATAAGGACCtctga
- the LOC124411001 gene encoding tryptophan-rich protein TspO-like, whose translation MEEKRADNVWIFLAAIVVPNLGGWIGFFFWTENDQFENSIGHPSWRFPNWVFPIVWTVVYTLMGIASYYVWKEGQDKKKLWIPFAAYACQLIVIWFWTPLFFIWVLVLAALINIVILWVIVFVTIVLFCRVTRKAAFFMIPYLVWVTILLALNSHYHYMNPEL comes from the exons ATGGAAGAGAAAAGAGCCGATAACGTGTGGATTTTTCTCGCCGCCATTGTGGTGCCGAACCTTGGCGGTTGGATCGGCTTTTTCTTCTGGACGGAAAATGACCAGTTTGAG AATAGCATCGGTCATCCATCATGGAGGTTTCCAAATTGGGTATTCCCCATAGTTTGGACGGTAGTGTACACGCTGATGGGAATCGCGTCGTATTACGTGTGGAAGGAAGgacaggataaaaaaaagctCTGGATCCCTTTTGCTGCGTACGCTTGTCAACTGATCGTCATCTGGTTTTGGACGCCGCTCTTTTTTATCTGGGTTTTAGTACTTGCA GCTCTGATCAATATCGTTATCCTGTGGGTTATAGTCTTCGTTACGATCGTTCTGTTCTGCAGAGTTACAAGGAAGGCGGCGTTTTTCATGATCCCTTATCTCGTTTGGGTCACGATTCTTCTGGCGCTAAACTCGCACTACCATTACATGAACCCAGAACTATGA